A single region of the Garra rufa chromosome 6, GarRuf1.0, whole genome shotgun sequence genome encodes:
- the LOC141337019 gene encoding GTPase IMAP family member 9-like, protein MVGKTGAGKSATGNNILGQKVFKEELSSESVTKGCKKRQQTVKGQNISVVDTPGLFDTSVSEEQLKNELVKCVEKSVPGPHAFLLVIRLDVRFTAEEKNTVKWIQENFGEDATCYTIVLFTRGDQLETSIEAFLNKNMQIKEKVEQCKGGYHVFNNKDENNQSQVTELLEKINRMLVENGGKHYTNEMYKEAQRKIEDKEKKMREEKEIQKLEEEEKIREVEKSKLIKKAKNAAILGTGVVISTVAAVAVGGGTFGTPFIAGAAVAGGAALSSFAKGATRTEALLDGVVAVGSAALTSAIQDNQGLLL, encoded by the coding sequence ATGGTGGGGAAAACTGGAGCTGGAAAGAGTGCAACAGGAAACAACATCCTGGGACAGAAGGTGTTTAAAGAAGAATTGAGTTCTGAATCTGTGACTAAGGGATGCAAGAAACGTCAGCAGACGGTGAAAGGCCAAAACATCTCAGTGGTTGACACTCCAGGACTGTTTGATACGTCAGTCAGTGAAGAACAACTGAAGAATGAATTAGTGAAGTGTGTAGAAAAGTCTGTTCCTGGTCCTCATGCGTTCCTGCTGGTCATCAGACTAGATGTGAGATTCACAGCTGAAGAAAAAAACACAGTGAAATGGATTCAGGAGAACTTTGGAGAAGATGCCACATGTTACACCATTGTTCTGTTCACTAGAGGAGATCAGCTAGAAACATCCATAGAGGCCTTTCTGAACaaaaacatgcagattaaggagAAAGTTGAACAGTGTAAAGGAGGTTATCATGTTTTCAATAACAAAGAtgaaaacaaccaatcacaggtCACTGAACTGCTGGAGAAGATAAACAGAATGTTAGTGGAGAATGGAGGAAAACATTACACAAATGAGATGTACAAGGAAGCTCAGAGGAAAATAGAAGACAAAGAGAAGAAAATGAGAGaagaaaaagaaatacaaaagttGGAAGAGGAAGAAAAGATAAGGGAAGTGGAAAAAAGTAAGCTGATAAAGAAAGCTAAAAATGCTGCAATACTGGGAACAGGTGTTGTAATAAGTACAGTAGCAGCAGTTGCAGTTGGTGGAGGAACATTTGGTACACCTTTTATTGCAGGAGCAGCAGTTGCTGGAGGCGCAGCTTTGAGCTCTTTTGCCAAAGGAGCGACGAGAACTGAAGCTTTATTGGATGGAGTAGTAGCTGTTGGAAGTGCAGCACTGACCTCTGCAATACAGGACAATCAAGGCCTGTTGCTTTAA